The DNA segment AGCCGGCCGTTCAGATAACGCTCCCAGGACGTCTTGCTGTATCCCGTGCGGTCCGAGACCGACGCGACACTCATGCCACTGCGGTCCACCACCCGTCTGAGCTGGCTCGTGAACTCCTTGATCTGCGGATCGAGTTCATCCGGCAAGGCCTTCCAACGAGGCATTGATTCCCCACCTTCCCCCGGTCGTGCTGGTATTTCCCCGCGCGTGGTGCCTCTGCCGAGTCCCCGTTCCGGCTACCCACATGGATGCCGCCAGACAGGATCTCAATTTCCGAGGTGGGGCGCACGGGAGCGTCGGGGCCGCGGGCTTGCGCCGTCGCACACTCATTCGCTCGTGTCCCAGTCTCCCACCGGCAACCCCTTCGACCGAACGGAACCGGCACAACGCGTGGGACATCACAGTTTGTCCCGGATCGTCATGATTATCACGCCTCCGGGGTTCCGGAGGCGCTTCGCGGAAGTCCCCGGGACGATCCGGGGCATCCGGGGGACGTAGCGGAACGGTCACTTCCGTGCCACAGCGCCCTGACAGCCGTTGAACAGCCGGTTCACGGTGCAGGAAGGTTGCTTCCGGCGGCGGCCCGTCCTTTCACGGGGGTGAGGACGGGCCGCCGTTCACCGGACGGGCGAGACAGCGGGTGCGTCAGCTGTTGCTGACGGTGAAGTGCAGGGTGTCCTTCAGGAACGGGATCTCCAGCCAGGGCCCGGGCTGCGCCATCAGCGCCAGCAGCACGATCGACAGACCCAGCACCCCGTACGTGGCGATGTCCGTGAAGCGGGAGCGTACGGCGAGCATGCCGACACCCGGCAGCGCCCAGCGCAGCGCCCCGCCGACCAGCAGCGCCGCCCCGATCAGCAGCGTGCCGATCCGGAACAGGTCGAGCGCCGTCAGCAGCAGGCCGAGACCGGCCATGAGCAGGACGGCAAGGATCGGCCACTGCCGGGCGGGCGCGGGAGCGTCGCCGGGTGCGGCCCGGCCGCCGCCCTCCGGGCGGGCGGTGTCCCTGGTGAAGAGGGGGAAGCGACGGGTGGCGCGCCGTGGCCGCCCGGAGGCGTCGGGCGCGCTGACGGGGTCGATGACCGTGATGTCCTCGTCGGCGACGCCCCCGGAGGCCTCCTCGACGGCGGCCCCCTCGACCGGCTCCCGTTCCTGCCCCTTCTCCCGGCCCTGCTCCCGCTTCTGCTTGCACCCCCGGTCCGGCTCCGGCTCGTGCGTCTCGCCGAAGTCGGTCCCGGTCTCGCGGGCCCTGGCATCTGCCTCTCGGGCACTGCGGTCAGCCGGCACTGCGCTCCGCCGCCTCGACCACGTTGACCAGCAGCTGGGCCCGGGTCATCGGGCCGACACCGCCGGGGTTCGGGGAGATCCAGCCGGCCGCCTCGGCCACGTCCGGGTGCACGTCGCCCACGATCCTGCCCTCGGCGCTACGGGAGACGCCGACGTCGAGGACGGCCGCGCCGGGCTTGACGTCCTCCGGGCGGACGAGGTGGGCGGAGCCGGCGGCGGCGACGATGATGTCCGCGCGCTTGAGATGCGCCGACAGGTCGCGGGTGCCGGTGTGGCACTGGGTCACGGTGGCGTTCTCGCTGCGCCGGGTCAGCAGCAGCGGCATCGGGCGGCCGATGGTCACGCCACGGCCGACGACGACGACCTCGGCACCCCTGATCTCCACGCCGTAGCGGCGCAGCAGGGTGAGGACACCGTTGGGGGTGCAGGGCAGCGGGGCCGGCTCGTTCAGGACCAGGCGGCCGAGGTTCATCGGGTGGAGGCCGTCGGCGTCCTTGTCCGGGTCCATGAGTTCGAGGATGCGGTTCTCGTCGATGCCCCTGGGCAGCGGCAGTTGGACGATGTACCCGGTGCAGGCCGGGTCCTCGTTCAGGTCGTGGACGACCGCCTCGATCTCCTGCTGCGTGGCCGTTTCGGGCAACTCCCGCTGGATGGAGGCGATACCGACCTGGGCGCAGTCCCGGTGCTTGCCTGCGACGTACTTCTGGCTGCCGGGGTCGTTCCCGACGAGGATCGTGCCGAGGCCGGGTGTGATGCCCTTCCCCTTCAGCGCCGCCACGCGGACGGTCAGATCGGACTTGATCGCTGCTGCGGTGGCCTTGCCATCGAGAATCTGGGCGGTCATGGCCCCATCCTCGCGGATGACCGGGCCCTGGTTCCAATCCGCCCGCATTCCGGCCGCACCGTACGGGTGTCGTACCCGGGCCGCGCCACGGGTGCGCCCCGGGCGACCGCGAGGTTCGCGATCCCACACACCGGCTCCGGCCCGCCCCCTCACCGGTCATTTCCCACCTGTCATCCGGCCAAGATCAGCAATGTTGCACTTGCACAACACAATCTGCCCGCGGCTGGACAATCGACAGATGCGTCGAGAACGATGAACGGACAGTGCCGCGGGCAGTACCGGGGGGACGGACCGCATCTGTAGACCTTCCTCCGAACCGCGCCCCGCGTGTCCCGCACCTGAAGCGACAACGGAGGAAGAACCGCCATGAGCTTCGGCGACCCGAACACCCCCTACGGGCAGCCGCCCCAGCAGCACGGCGGACCCGGATACGGCTACCCGCAGCAGCCGCCGCCCGGCCAGCCCGGCTACGGCTACCCCTCGCCACCGCAGTTCCCGCAGTCCTACGGACAGCCGGGGCCGGGTCCCGCGGCGGTCATGCCGGGCAGCGTGAAGGCCGCGCGCGTGATGCTGTTCGTGCTCGGCGGGCTCCAGGCCCTCAGCGGCGTGCTGATGATGGTGGCCAGCGCCTGGTTCGCGGACTACCTCGAGGAGGAACTCTCCTCCGACCCGAACTTCTCGTCGGACGACGTGAACACCGTCGGCGACATCGGCGCGGGCATCATGATCGTGCTCGGTGTGATCGTCCTGGGGTTCGCGTTCTGGGCGATCCTCACCGCCGTGAAGATGGCCACGGGCCGCGGCGGGGTGCGTGTCTCCGCGATCGTCTACGCCTCGGTGGTCACGCTGTTCAGTGTGATCAGCCTGCTCACAGCCAACGTCTTCGCGCTGATCAGCCTGATCCTCGGGATTCTGATCATCGTGTTCTGCGCCAACCGGAACGGCAGCTACTGGTTCAACCGGCCCCGGTACTGAGCCTGTTCCGCCGCCGCGCCTGTTCCGCCGCCGCGCCGGATCCGCCGCTGTGCCGGATCCACTGCTGTGCCGGTTTCGTCCGGCGCCGCTTCCGGCCAGTCACGCACCGGGGCCGTGCCCCACCCGTACGGGGGGGAGAGACGCGGCCCCGGTGCGTCGCCCTCGTCTGACGGGGTAGCCGTCAGACGAGGGCGACGCACCTTGTACAGCATCATCGTCCTGCCTCCGCCGACCACGGGGGACGCAGGACACCCCAGCACACGGCCCCGGCTCACCCCGGGCGAAGGCCTCGCCCTCGGCCGGGCCTCGCACGTCGAGGCCCGGCCGGAGCGGCTGGACGCACCGGTGCCGTCCGGGTTCCCGCGGATCGTCCTCCCCTCGACCGGCGACCTGCCGCCGGAGGTCGGGGCACCGCGCCACGACTGCCTGCGCGGTGCGCCCCACGCCCCACTTGCCCACCCGTCGGCCGGGTCCCGCTCGCCGCCGCCTACCGCACGTACGCAGACCGCGTCGCCCACTATCTCAAGGAGGACCCGCCTCCGACCGGGAAGTGACCCCGAGACGTCCGGGGTTGCGTCCCTCCGCCCGTCCGCCCCCCTCCGCTCGCGCGGGCGGGCAGGCAGGCAGAGGGGCGGGAACCCTGGCGGGCAGTCGGCGTCACGGCCACTCACCGTCAGTGGAAGAAGTGGCGCGTCCCCGTGAAGTACATCGTCACGCCGGCCTTGTTCGCGGCTCCGACGACCTGCTCGTCGCGGACCGAGCCACCCGGCTGGACCACGGCCCTGACCCCGGCCCCGGTGAGGATCTCCAGGCCGTCGGGGAAAGGGAAGAAGGCGTCGGACGCGGCGAAGGAACCGGCCGCACGCTCGGCTCCCGCACGCTCCACCGCGAGCTTCGCGGAGTCGACCCGGTTGACCTGGCCCATGCCGACGCCGACCGAGGCACCGTCCTTGGCGAGCAGGATGGCGTTGGACTTCACGGCCCGGCACGCCCGCCAGGCGAAGGCCAGCTCGGCAAGCTCCGCCGCGGACAGCGCCTCGCCGCTCGCGAGGGTCCAGTTCGCGGGGTCGTCGCCCTCGGCCTGGAGGCGGTCGGTGACCTGGAGGAGGGCTCCGCCGTCGATCGGCTTGACCTCGACCGGGGCTGCGGGGGCCTCGGGAGCGCGCAGCACGCGGATGTTCTTCTTCTTGGTGAGGGCCTCGAGAGCGCCCTCCTCGTAGTCCGGCGCGACGACGACCTCGGTGAAGACCTCGGCGACCTGCTCGGCCATCTCCCTGGACACCGGGCGGTTGACCGCGATCACACCGCCGAACGCGGACAGCGGGTCGCAGGCGTGCGCCTTGCGGTGCGCCTCGGCGACGTCCGCACCGGTCGCGATGCCGCACGGGTTGGCGTGCTTGATGATCGCGACGCACGGCTCGCTGTGGTCGTACGCGGCACGGCGGGCGGCGTCCGTGTCCGTGTAGTTGTTGTACGACATCTCCTTGCCGTGCAGTTGCTCGGCCTCCGCGAGGCCACCCGTGCCGGAGGTGTAGAGGGCGGCGGGCTGGTGCGGGTTCTCGCCGTAGCGCAGGGTGTGTGCGCGGTCGTACGTGGCGCCGAGGAAGTCCGGGAACCGCGACTCGTCGACCGGGGCGTACTCGGCGGCGAACCAGGAGGCGACCGCCACGTCGTACGCGGCGGTGTGCCGGAAGGCCTCGGCGGCGAGCCGCTTGCGGGTGGTGAGGTCGAAGCCGCCGCCCTTCACCGCAGACAGGACGTCGGCGTAGCGGGCGGGACTGGTCACCACGGCGACCGAGGGGTGGTTCTTCGCCGCGGCACGCACCATCGACGGACCGCCGATGTCGATCTGCTCCACGCACGCGTCGGGCGTCGCGCCCGAGGCGACGGTCTCGCGGAACGGGTAGAGGTTGACCACGACCAGGTCGAACGGCTCCACGCCCAGCCCACCGAGCTGCTGCCGGTGGCTGTCGAGGCGCAGGTCGGCGAGGATGCCGGCGTGGACCTTCGGGTGCAGGGTCTTGACGCGGCCGTCCAGGCACTCGGGGAAGCCGGTGAGCTCCTCGACCTTGGTGACCGGCACGCCGGCGGCGGAGATGCGGCCGGCCGTGGACCCAGTGGAGACGAGCTCCACGCCGGCCTCGTGCAGGCCGCGCGCGAGATCCTCGAGGCCTGTCTTGTCGTAGACGCTGACGAGCGCCCGTCGGATGGCCCGCTTGTTGCTCTCGGCGGTCACTGGATAACTACCTTTCGTCCCTCAATGCGATAGCCGTTGCGGGCGAGCCGCCCCACGACCTCGACGAGCAGCCTTCGCTCGACTTCCTTGATGCGCTCGTGCAGCGCGCTCTCGTCGTCCTCGTCCCGGACCTCCACCACGCCCTGCGCGATGATCGGCCCGGTGTCGACGCCGTCGTCGACGAAGTGGACGGTGCAGCCGGTGACCCTGACGCCGTACGCGAGTGCGTCCCGCACGCCGTGGGCTCCGGGGAAACTGGGCAGCAGGGCAGGATGGGTGTTGACGAACCGCCCGCCGAAGCGCGCGAGGAACTCCCTGCCCACGATCTTCATGAACCCGGCGGAGACCACGAGGTCGGGCTCGTGGGCGGCGACGGCCTCGGCGAGTGCCGCGTCCCACTCCTGCCGGGTGGCGTGGTCCCCGACCCGGCACACGAAGGTCGGCAGCCCGGCGCGCTCGGCGCGGGCAAGCCCCTCGATGCCCGCGCGGTCGGCGCCGACGGCCACGATCCCGGCTCCGTACGCCTCGGCGCCGGTGGCGGCGATCTCGTCGAGAAGCGCCTGAAGGTTGGTGCCGGATCCGGAGACCAGCACGACGAGACGCCTGACGCGCTCGGCCACGGGCTTGGCGGCCACGGTGAGGCCCTTTCTCGGGGAGCACTGGTGCGGTCGGGGACCAGCACTTTGTACATTCATACGAATGCTTCGCGCCCTCGGATACGGGGAAGCCTACGAAGCGGCCGACCGCCGGCAACGATACCGGCACATGAGGCGGCCCCCACGGGACGGGTACGTGGCCGGAAGGTAGCGTCTGGGAAGAGCCGGTTCACAACGTCCGGGAACGACCGGTCGCCCGGGAACGCCACCCGTGCACCAAGCGTTCACAGGGCGAGGCGCCCGGGCCGGAAAGCGGACGGGCACGCGCCGGCTCAGCCGTACATGTCCCGGCCTGCCTGGCAGCGGCTGCAGTCGAGCAGTGGCTGTAGCAGTTGTTGATCGACTTGATCGACTTGATTGACTTGATCGACTTGATTAAGGGGAAGACGCTCACTTGATGCCGGACCGCAGCCTGCGACTCCTCACGTTCCCCCAGCCGTCGGCGCAGGGAGGGGGGCGTGGCGCCGTGCTGCTGCGGGAGCACCCCTCCTCGCCGCCCGAGCCGCCCCGGGGCGAAGGCAGCGGCGGCGACAGGCGCCGTGGATCCGAGGAGAACAACCCGTTCGCGCCGCCGCCGGAGGGGACTCCCGACCAGCCCTGGCAGCCCCGGCGTCCGCCCGGCGACGAGGGCGGTGACAGCGGCGGCGAGGGGGACGGCGGCCGTCCCCTCTGGGGTGGGCGGTGGAGCGACCGGCAGCCCGGCCGTTCCTCCGGCGGCTTCGGTGAGCGCCCGCGCGGCCCGGAGGGGCAGGGCGGTGGCGGGGCCGGCGCCCCCCGGAGCCCCGGCCCACGCTGGGATCCCACCGATCCGGCCCAGCGCCGGGCTCGCTACTCCCTGCTGTCCGGGATGTGGGCCTTCTTCTTCGCCCTGTTCGGCTGGCCGTACGTCGGGCTGCTGCTGGGTGCGCTCGCCGTGCACTGGGCCGTCAGCGCCCTGCGGGCCAAGCCCCGCGCGGCGTCCGACCCCGACTCCCCGGCGCCGCCCGCGCAGAAGGGCCGTCCGCAGACCACGGCGGCGGTGAGCGGGCTGGTCACGGCCTCCCTGGCGCTCATCCTGGTCGCCGTCAGTTTCACGGCACAGATGGTCTACCAGGATTACTACACGTGCACGAATGACGCCCTCACCCAGCAGTCCAAGGAGTCCTGCAACGACCTCCTGCCGGATGAGCTCCAGAAGCTGCTCGGGACGGCCGAGTGAGAGCCGGCCGGCAGCGCGCCCCGGCTTCCCCGCTCCCCGAAGCCGCCTCCTGCCCTACGGGGCAGGAGGCGGCTTCGGGGTTTCGGGAGCGGTGGGGACGCCCCGGCCGGAGAGGTCACGGCTGAGGGCGCTCCGGCCGGGGGCGGGGTCCGGCGGGAGGAAGTCGTAGGAGTCGGCGGCGTCCCGGCCCCGTCGGCCGTCCGCCACCGTACCGGCACCGCTCTCCGGCGATCCCCGGCGTGGGAGGCCGATCCTCGAGATCCATGCCCGCGCAGTCGCCCGCGCCCCTGCCCACGCCTCCTCGTCCGCGCTCGCCGGTGCCCGCTCCGCCCGCTCGTTCCGGGGCGTGCGGCACCGCCAGGCCCGTACCGCCAGGGCCGTCGCCGTGGCCACCAGTCCGATCCACACCAGCGTCGCGGCCCCTGTCTGCCACCACACCGGCCCGAACCGGGAGAGTGCGGCGACGCCCATCGGCCCACCCGCCATCGCGGCGAACAACGCCAGCAGGGCCGCGCACAGTACCGCCGCGACTCCGGCGACACCGGCCGTCCGGCCTCGCGACCAGAGCGCGTACGGTTCCTGCCCCGACCGCCCGCCCCCGGGCTCCGTCGGGCGGCCGGCCGTCGTGGCCCCCTGCGCGACATACCACCCCGCTGCCGCCCCGGCCGCCAACGGCACGGCCACGGCCGCCCAGTTCACCGGCGTCCCGGCCCCCGCGTCCGGCACCGCCGCAAGGAGCGGGAAAGCGGGCAGCGGCGGAGCCGGCGTGGCGGAGAGCGGAGTCACGGCATGGCCGGCGCCGAGGAGGAACCCGGGCCCCAGGGCGTACGCCGTCGCCCACACCGCAGCGTTCGGCAGCAGGGCGACGCCGAGCAGCAGCACCGCGACCCACCCCGACCACCCCCGCGTCAGGCGCAGGAAGGCGTCCTGGGTCTCGCCACCGTGCCACAGCAGTGACACCGTCAGCAGCAATGCTCCGCCGACGACGAGCACCGCCGCCCCGGCCGCCGCCGCCCGCGCGGCGGCTCCGAGGCGCCCGTCCGGGCCGAGGAGCAGATGGCGTACGCCCCGCGGCAGCAACGCACCCGCCGTCCGTTCCAGTGACCCACGGGGGCAGCCGTACGCCCGCCACACCCCCACACCCGCCGCCACCACCGCGACCAGCGGCACGCACACGCCCGCCGACGCCCATGCCGGACGCAGCGCGCCGCCCGCGGCGTAGAGCGCCGCGGGCGTGCCGACGGCCAGGTAGCCGAGGACGACGCCGGCCCAGGCCGTCGGACCATGGACGAGCGGGGCGTCACTCGGAGCTCCCGAGGCGTCCGACACGTTTGACGCACCCCCGTCGGTGGCGTCGCGGGCCGCCCGGTGCAGCAGCCACACCGGGAGCGCGAGCAGCAGCAACGGCGG comes from the Streptomyces sp. KMM 9044 genome and includes:
- a CDS encoding bifunctional methylenetetrahydrofolate dehydrogenase/methenyltetrahydrofolate cyclohydrolase; its protein translation is MTAQILDGKATAAAIKSDLTVRVAALKGKGITPGLGTILVGNDPGSQKYVAGKHRDCAQVGIASIQRELPETATQQEIEAVVHDLNEDPACTGYIVQLPLPRGIDENRILELMDPDKDADGLHPMNLGRLVLNEPAPLPCTPNGVLTLLRRYGVEIRGAEVVVVGRGVTIGRPMPLLLTRRSENATVTQCHTGTRDLSAHLKRADIIVAAAGSAHLVRPEDVKPGAAVLDVGVSRSAEGRIVGDVHPDVAEAAGWISPNPGGVGPMTRAQLLVNVVEAAERSAG
- a CDS encoding MFS transporter — encoded protein: MPDRSLRLLTFPQPSAQGGGRGAVLLREHPSSPPEPPRGEGSGGDRRRGSEENNPFAPPPEGTPDQPWQPRRPPGDEGGDSGGEGDGGRPLWGGRWSDRQPGRSSGGFGERPRGPEGQGGGGAGAPRSPGPRWDPTDPAQRRARYSLLSGMWAFFFALFGWPYVGLLLGALAVHWAVSALRAKPRAASDPDSPAPPAQKGRPQTTAAVSGLVTASLALILVAVSFTAQMVYQDYYTCTNDALTQQSKESCNDLLPDELQKLLGTAE
- a CDS encoding DUF3017 domain-containing protein, producing the protein MPADRSAREADARARETGTDFGETHEPEPDRGCKQKREQGREKGQEREPVEGAAVEEASGGVADEDITVIDPVSAPDASGRPRRATRRFPLFTRDTARPEGGGRAAPGDAPAPARQWPILAVLLMAGLGLLLTALDLFRIGTLLIGAALLVGGALRWALPGVGMLAVRSRFTDIATYGVLGLSIVLLALMAQPGPWLEIPFLKDTLHFTVSNS
- the purN gene encoding phosphoribosylglycinamide formyltransferase is translated as MAAKPVAERVRRLVVLVSGSGTNLQALLDEIAATGAEAYGAGIVAVGADRAGIEGLARAERAGLPTFVCRVGDHATRQEWDAALAEAVAAHEPDLVVSAGFMKIVGREFLARFGGRFVNTHPALLPSFPGAHGVRDALAYGVRVTGCTVHFVDDGVDTGPIIAQGVVEVRDEDDESALHERIKEVERRLLVEVVGRLARNGYRIEGRKVVIQ
- a CDS encoding cell division protein PerM, producing MTGVIQTTTRRTRQSLLLTRMRDRSPGLGPSLLGGALAAGLGLAAFAVLVMLLWISSPYPDSGPDGALSVAAALWLLAHGAELVRTDTLSGVPAPLGVPPLLLLALPVWLLHRAARDATDGGASNVSDASGAPSDAPLVHGPTAWAGVVLGYLAVGTPAALYAAGGALRPAWASAGVCVPLVAVVAAGVGVWRAYGCPRGSLERTAGALLPRGVRHLLLGPDGRLGAAARAAAAGAAVLVVGGALLLTVSLLWHGGETQDAFLRLTRGWSGWVAVLLLGVALLPNAAVWATAYALGPGFLLGAGHAVTPLSATPAPPLPAFPLLAAVPDAGAGTPVNWAAVAVPLAAGAAAGWYVAQGATTAGRPTEPGGGRSGQEPYALWSRGRTAGVAGVAAVLCAALLALFAAMAGGPMGVAALSRFGPVWWQTGAATLVWIGLVATATALAVRAWRCRTPRNERAERAPASADEEAWAGARATARAWISRIGLPRRGSPESGAGTVADGRRGRDAADSYDFLPPDPAPGRSALSRDLSGRGVPTAPETPKPPPAP
- the purH gene encoding bifunctional phosphoribosylaminoimidazolecarboxamide formyltransferase/IMP cyclohydrolase, which translates into the protein MTAESNKRAIRRALVSVYDKTGLEDLARGLHEAGVELVSTGSTAGRISAAGVPVTKVEELTGFPECLDGRVKTLHPKVHAGILADLRLDSHRQQLGGLGVEPFDLVVVNLYPFRETVASGATPDACVEQIDIGGPSMVRAAAKNHPSVAVVTSPARYADVLSAVKGGGFDLTTRKRLAAEAFRHTAAYDVAVASWFAAEYAPVDESRFPDFLGATYDRAHTLRYGENPHQPAALYTSGTGGLAEAEQLHGKEMSYNNYTDTDAARRAAYDHSEPCVAIIKHANPCGIATGADVAEAHRKAHACDPLSAFGGVIAVNRPVSREMAEQVAEVFTEVVVAPDYEEGALEALTKKKNIRVLRAPEAPAAPVEVKPIDGGALLQVTDRLQAEGDDPANWTLASGEALSAAELAELAFAWRACRAVKSNAILLAKDGASVGVGMGQVNRVDSAKLAVERAGAERAAGSFAASDAFFPFPDGLEILTGAGVRAVVQPGGSVRDEQVVGAANKAGVTMYFTGTRHFFH